One genomic window of Arachis hypogaea cultivar Tifrunner chromosome 8, arahy.Tifrunner.gnm2.J5K5, whole genome shotgun sequence includes the following:
- the LOC112706705 gene encoding uncharacterized protein: MAHQQDIEGWPLGLLQPLNNARSGNNSGSISFNTLLTSSSTTDNNSSSDLDTESTGSFYVDNSTTLGSLMGVSTISELSRRAPNNKTEQGLNKIKKQNNNRFSFMISRLLCPSSSSRTRNTKNNNNNNSNNDGPSLGEYLAVERTSNKPIIYYGPDDEVALAETIHIAEPNSLFVNGTIAPPPTNNNNNNKKKKRFRTSLLELFSCVCGPSLA; the protein is encoded by the exons ATGGCTCATCAACAG GATATTGAGGGGTGGCCATTGGGGTTATTGCAACCACTGAATAATGCAAGAAGTGGTAACAATTCAGGGTCAAtatcattcaacactttactcacttcttcttctactacagATAATAATTCTTCATCTGATTTGGACACTGAG TCAACAGGGTCGTTTTACGTGGACAATAGTACCACACTTGGGAGCCTTATGGGTGTGTCCACAATATCAGAGCTTTCTAGAAGAGCACCTAATAATAAAACAGAACAAGGCTTGAACAAGATCAAGAAGCAGAACAACAACAGGTTCAGTTTCATGATCTCACGGTTATTGTGTCCAAGCTCATCATCAAGGACAAGAAAtactaagaataataataataacaattcaaATAATGATGGTCCATCTCTTGGTGAATATCTTGCCGTGGAAAGAACAAGTAATAAGCCTATTATTTATTATGGACCTGATGATGAGGTTGCATTGGCTGAAACCATTCATATTGCAGAGCCAAATTCATTATTTGTTAATGGCACCATTGCTCCACCTCcgaccaacaacaacaacaacaacaagaagaagaaacggTTTCGTACATCACTTTTGGAGCTCTTTTCATGCGTTTGTGGCCCAAGCTTGGCCTAA
- the LOC112706706 gene encoding putative E3 ubiquitin-protein ligase XBAT31 gives MSVNQSFHFQLSSFSVSISHSCNNLQVLMFDSIYGRTCLHYSAYYGHSSCLKAILSAAQSSPVAASWGFSRFVNIRDGKGATPLHLAARQRRPDCVRVLLDSGALVCASTGGYGCPGSTPLHVAARGGSLDCIRELLAWGADRLQRDASGRIPYVVAMKHKHGACASLLNPSSAEPLVWPSPLKFISELNQEAKALLEQALKDANREREKNILLKPTTYSLPSPSHSDDDNISQVSESALCCICFEQECTIEVQNCGHQMCAQCTLALCCHNKPNPATAALMPPVCPFCRSAIARLVAVKVEAQEEVDQDTNNGSKLSKSSRKTRNTNEGGSSSFKGLSFAKLGSRSSGRIAADDEWIHKD, from the exons ATGTCTGTAAATCAATCTTTCCATTTTCAACTCTCCTCTTTTTCTGTTTCTATTTCTCACTCTTGCAATAATCTTCAGGTTTTGATGTTCGATTCTATTTACGGAAGAACATGCTTGCATTATTCAGCTTATTACGGCCATTCTTCTTGCCTTAAGGCAATTCTTTCTGCTGCTCAATCTAGTCCTGTCGCTGCTTCTTG GGGATTTTCTCGGTTTGTAAATATCAGAGATGGCAAAGGTGCAACGCCATTACACTTGGCAGCTCGCCAAAGAAGGCCGGACTGCGTGCGTGTTCTGTTAGACAGTGGAGCTCTTGTTTGTGCTTCAACAGGTGGATATGG ATGTCCAGGGAGCACTCCCCTACATGTTGCGGCCAGAGGAGGATCTCTGGATTGCATTCGCGAGCTCTTAGCTTGGGGCGCCGATCGTCTACAGCGCGACGCATCCGG GAGAATACCGTATGTGGTTGCTATGAAGCACAAGCATGGGGCATGTGCATCACTGCTGAATCCCTCGTCTGCAGAGCCCCTTGTTTGGCCCTCTCCATTAAAGTTCATCAGCGAACTTAATCAAGAAGCCAAGGCCTTATTAGAGCAGGCCTTGAAGGATGCAAacagagagagggagaaaaatatattattgaagcCTACCACCTACTCTCTCCCATCTCCATCCCATTCTGATGATGATAATATCTCTCAG GTTAGCGAATCAGCATTATGCTGCATTTGCTTTGAGCAAGAATGCACAATTGAAGTCCAGAACTGTGGGCACCAGATGTGTGCACAATGCACATTAGCCCTATGTTGCCACAACAAACCAAACCCTGCCACGGCTGCCCTTATGCCGCCGGTTTGTCCCTTCTGTCGAAGCGCCATAGCCAGGCTGGTGGCCGTGAAGGTGGAAGCTCAGGAGGAAGTGGATCAAGACACCAATAATGGTTCCAAGCTAAGCAAGTCATCAAggaaaacaagaaacacaaatgaGGGCGGCAGTAGCAGCTTCAAAGGCCTATCATTCGCCAAGTTGGGTAGCCGCAGCTCTGGAAGGATTGCTGCTGATGATGAATGGATTCACAAAGACTGA